The Tamandua tetradactyla isolate mTamTet1 chromosome 5, mTamTet1.pri, whole genome shotgun sequence genome window below encodes:
- the MTRFR gene encoding mitochondrial translation release factor in rescue gives MSTWRLFRFPTSLTRMYIVPWGLRPWEKLLSSRGIAVTAIRTAGRKDCPPLLPLDESELQEQFVKGHGPGGQATNKTSNCVVLKHIPSGIIVKCHQTRSVDQNRKLARRILQEKVDVFYNGENSLVYKEKLEAEKKKQARKKRAKETLEKKKLLKELWESSKNVH, from the exons ATGAGCACCTGGCGTTTATTTCGTTTTCCTACATCCCTGACCAGAATGTACATAGTGCCATGGGGACTCCGGCCTTGGGAGAAGCTGCTGTCATCCCGAGGAATAGCTGTTACTGCGATTCGGACAGCAGGCAGGAAGGACTGCCCTCCCCTGCTTCCCCTGGATGAGAGTGAACTTCAAGAACAGTTTGTGAAGGGACATGGTCCAGGGGGCCAAGcaaccaacaaaacaagcaaCTGCGTGGTGCTAAAGCACATCCCTTCGGGCATCATTGTGAAG TGCCATCAGACACGATCAGTTGACCAAAACAGAAAGCTGGCTCGGAGAATCCTACAAGAGAAAGTGGATGTTTTCTACAATGGTGAAAACAGTCTTGTTTACAAAGAAAAGCTagaggcagagaagaaaaagcaagcaagaaaaaaaagagcaaaggaaaccctagaaaaaaagaaacttctaaAAGAACTATGGGAGTCAAGTAAAAATGTTCACTGA
- the LOC143683544 gene encoding uncharacterized protein LOC143683544 gives MRVRLRQLREAASAARRVRRTGGRACDAASAVIGVPPGRWGREVGPGGRLLEVIAGLKGLGEPLALGGKTVPVLPFRDRKQNDRKNQEETVEENELTILRIWGKNQSRDILKGLSTT, from the exons ATGAGAGTGCGCCTCCGGCAGCTGAGGGAAGCCGCCTCAGCAGCTCGGCGCGTGCGCAGAACTGGAGGCCGCGCTTGCGATGCTGCTTCTGCGGTAATTGGGGTTCCCCCAGGACGCTGGGGGCGGGAGGTCGGTCCTGGAGGCAG gctGCTGGAGGTCATCGCTGGTCTTAAGGGACTGGGAGAGCCCCTCGCCCTGGGGGGAAAAACAGTTCCAG TATTGCCTTTCAGGGacagaaaacaaaatgacagGAAGAATCAAGAAGAGACAGTTGAGGAAAATGAACTAACAATTTTAAGGATATGGGGAAAGAACCAATCTAGAGATATTCTGAAAG GTCTATCAACTACCTAA